From the genome of Halostella litorea:
CCCCGTCTTCGAGATCCGGAAGGGACCGGTGTCGACGGCGTTCTCGCCGCCGCCGGACATCCGGGTCCCCTACCTCGGCCCCGCGACCCTGAACGTGGCCAAACTGAAGCGGCGCAAGCGCGACCGCCGCGTGAAGCGGTTCGTCGAGGGGTGTTTGGAGCGGATCGAGGAGGAGATCGGCCCGAAGTACGCCCACTTCCGGACCGACGGGCGGTTCGAGGACCTGCGGCCGTTCGGCTGGAACGACCACGACGTGACGCCGGAGTACACGTACCTGGTCGACCTGACGGCCGACGAGGAGACGGTGAAGGGGCGGTTCAGCAGCGACGCCCGGAGCAACATCCGCGACGGCGAGGACGCCGCCTACACCATCGAGGAGGGCGGCCCGGCGGCGATAGAGCGCATCGTCGAGCAGGTCCGCAACCGCTACGAGGCACAGGACGTCTCCTTCCACCTGTCGACGGAGTTCGTCGTCGACCTGTACGAACGCCTGCCGGCGGGGAGCATCCGGCCGTACGCGCTCCGCGTCGACGGCGAGTTCGTCGGCGGCATCCTCGCCATCGACGACGGGGACCGCGTCTACCGGTGGCAGGGCGGCGTCCGGCCGGACGCGGAGACGGAAGTCGCGCCGAACGACCTGCTCGACTGGCGGGTGATGCACGACGCGATGGAGCGCGGGCGGTCGGGCTACGACCTCGTCGGCGCGGACTCGCCCCGGATCAACCGCTACAAGGCGAAGTTCGGCCCGGAACTCGAAACGTACTACAGCGTCGAGCAGGGGACGCCGGTGATGAACACGATGGCCCACCTCTACCGGAAGTTCCGGTGACCGGCCGCTACGACGCGTAGCCGCGAGTCTTCTTCTGTGAGCCGGGTTCCGCACCGGCGAGTTCGCCGACCGGCTAGCGGCCGCGCCGGCGCGGCCCGTGCCGGAGTAGCTGGGTCGTACGCGCGGTGAACCGGCCGGCCCGGCGGACGGACCGGTGAACCGAGTGGCAACAGCGGCACAACGGAGTGGCAGTTACGCGTTCGTTACCCGGGATCCATCGGCGCGAAACTGAACGGTAACGGGTAATTCAAACACGACTATAAACACGAGTTAAGGTCGTCAACGCCGTACGGTCGGTATGACCGAGGTGTGGGACGAGATCGGGTTCGTCATCAGCTCGCGGTACCGGGTCGCAGTCCTGAAACGGCTGGCCGAGGGGCCGGCGA
Proteins encoded in this window:
- a CDS encoding lipid II:glycine glycyltransferase FemX, with the protein product MSIDITTIDDEEEWNRYVERSDGTTPLHRYGALALQADYAEATLYPYAGFKGQEAVGLFPVFEIRKGPVSTAFSPPPDIRVPYLGPATLNVAKLKRRKRDRRVKRFVEGCLERIEEEIGPKYAHFRTDGRFEDLRPFGWNDHDVTPEYTYLVDLTADEETVKGRFSSDARSNIRDGEDAAYTIEEGGPAAIERIVEQVRNRYEAQDVSFHLSTEFVVDLYERLPAGSIRPYALRVDGEFVGGILAIDDGDRVYRWQGGVRPDAETEVAPNDLLDWRVMHDAMERGRSGYDLVGADSPRINRYKAKFGPELETYYSVEQGTPVMNTMAHLYRKFR